The Raphanus sativus cultivar WK10039 chromosome 2, ASM80110v3, whole genome shotgun sequence DNA segment tttactaggtattttcctgcaccatgtgcagtaaaattgttttcaaaatttaatttatatttaaaataaggtttattaaatattatagattttattatttttactgatatttaaatatagattttatatatttaaatattaaattaaaataaaatgattttttatttaaaaatatattgtatagttatcaaaaaatttgaactaacaatatttatagaatctgtagatatataagaatctaatgattttacgattataaatcaaatttttttaaaaaatgtagcaatttttaaaaatttagtaatataaattgtataattatagaaaataaaataaaatataacttcgaaattttaatgttatatatgaatatatttattttagagatgatttatgcgatattaccatatttaaagaagtttaccaaaataaatatcaatattaaatgtaaaatatgagttattaccatattctaaaaagtttatcaacaatataaatcaacattaaatgaaataatccatgtcatatttttcggaagccatgtcatcaattttagtagccatgtcatatttttttttgtgaagctGATTGTAGAGAGGAAATGTGgcaatacaaattgtataattataaaaaaataaaataaaatataatttcgaaattttaatgttatatatgaatatatttattttagagatgATGTATGCgatattactatatttaaagaagtttaccaaaaataaatatcaatattaaatgtaaggtatgagttattaccatattctaaaaagtttaccaaaaatataaatcaacattattcatgtcatatttttcggaaaccatgtcatcaattttagtagccatgtcatatttttttttgtgaaactgattgtagagaggacatgtggcaatacaaattgtataattatagaaaataaaataaaatataatttcgaaattttaatgttatatatgaatatatttattttagagatgatgtatgcgatattaccatatttaaagaagtttaccaaaaataaatatcaatattaaatgtaaggtatgagttattaccatattctaaaaagtttaccaaaaatataaatcaacattaaatgaaataatccatgtcatatttttcggaagccatgtcatcaattgtagtagccatgtcatattttttttgtgaaactgattgtagagatgacatgtggcaaaatcacttctcaaatatagtctaggggatatgttatattagattataaattaatattttcaaaatataaagataattcttatatatatatatattatgttattatctgaaaataatgtCTTTGTTACCCTTaatgattttgtatataatttattatatgattaaaaacgaattttaagttaataatattattatttaattatgttgtTATccgaaaataatatattttttttaatttaaaagttaaaaacgaattttaagttaataatattattatttatatgttatattagattataaattaatattttaaaaaatataaagataattcttatatatattatgttgtcatctgaaaataatattttttaatttaaaagttaaaaacgaattttaagttaataatattatatttatatgttatattacattataaattagtattgtaaaaataaaaataataattcttatataatattgacaaaaataattcttatatattgtgctgtatctgaaaataatttgttcagtttaaaagttaaaaacaaaatttaagttaataatattatatttatatattatactagattataaattaatattttcagaaataaaaagataattcttatatattttattgttatctgaaaaattatcttttaattataaaagttaaaaattaagatataaaacaatttacaattaaatattcaatcaaaaacatttgtataaatatattttctaaaatatttcaagtatatgagtgttttaaaaattctaacacaataataaatatatatttttatcaaaaattttgatcatatataaaagtttgatgtttaatttacattttttaaaaacataaacaatactTATTATGAtgattttttgaattaataaatatacaccaataattatttgaaaaacaaTTATGTCCGCAaagttttatattaatttaatagaataatttaattttatatttttaaatgtactAAAATAAAAACGTTTTGTAAACTAgattaaaaatctatatttttgcgttttaaaaaatctagtTGCCTCTTAAGGgtatctccaaccccactccatattttactccaaaattgaaaatggagttggaaatggagtggaaaatggagtgatgaccaaaacataaaagcattactccatttatagagtaatgtttttattttttggtcatcactccattttccactccatttccAACTCCATTCTCAATTTTGGAGTAAATTACGGAGTAGGATCGGAGATGCTCTAATAAACAACACATTCTTGGAGATGAATTTTAGTGGTTGGTAGAGAAACTTCAGAGTATTTACTTTTCAATATAGCTTATTGTCAGTTTTATTATTTCAAGTGTGTTATGATAAAATGCTCTCTGCCAAAGTCATTCCTATTTAAGAGACATTTGATTCTAATAAAGACCATCTTGTCAAATGATCAGTAAATGAGTTGTCGTTTTCCATCTAGTCAAAGGATCAGTAAATGAGCTGTCGTTTTCTCTAATAGTCTTCTGCTGAGAATTTCGGTTTCTTGGAACTACCTTGTTTGTAAAGATTCATAGTGATAAATCTAAAAGgcttgtttacaaaaaaaaaatctaaaaggcTTTCTCTCCGTTTGCTCTCTTAACCCATCCCAGTAAGACCTTAAATGCCTCAAACTGGTGGTTCTTCACAGCAATGAATTGTTTTCATCGCTGTGAAGAACCACCAATTTGAGGCATTTAAGGTCTTAGTGGGGTGGGTTAACAGAGCAAACAGGGAGGAAGTCTTGGAGTGGAAGGATGAAGATGGTAACATAGTCTTGCGTATTGCTGCACTGACTAATCAACTTGAGGTAAACGTtcttttatatacaaaaacaaaGAGTTAGACTAGTAGCTAAAAGTTTGAGCTCACCTAACAAAGATCCTAACTCACCTAGAGATAGTTCAAGTCTAGTTAGGAGAAGTTGTTCTCCAAAAAAGAGTTAAATTACCGTCTGGATCTCACCTTTCTCTAGTATCATCACTGTTGTGTTGGAACTGGCAATTATCACTCTGGTACTTGCTTGGAGGTACTTAACTTAAGAGAGCTTGCTTTCTTCGATTGTGTTCTTTGTGAAAGTTcttgggtttttttttcttggcatACAAGCGGAGTTAAATGTGCTTGATTTTACAGGTCATGAAGTTGTTACATGGAAGCGTGAAAGTAAAAGCGAAAAACTTAAGACCGCCAATGGATATACTCCAAACTCACCAATCTCCTCTTTTACCTGAAACAACTAGTAGCCTATTCCACAGTGCTAAAGAAAGACTAGTTTCTGGTGCCACAACTCTTGCGAGGTACTACTTTAGTTCACGTCATGAGCTTTCATGATGGAAACGTGAAGAGATCAAAAATGATATTCAGCTCTGCTTCCAGATTGTTTCCCTGTAACTTCAGTGTCTAAAGTTATTGTACAAAGTACCCTACGATTAAACAGAAATGTTTACTTACTATATATGTTATCAAAAATGCCAAACAATGAAAACCTCAAAGAGTCAATACACAATAAAACTCAACTGCAGTTTCTGTTCCTAGTAACTGGACTTGGTACTACACTCAAAAACAATTACgatcatattattaaaacaacATACGAACCCATAGTTCGAAACTACGAACCGGGCCTCCTCGCGTTTGTGCTCTTTTTCTCACTCAACGCTTCAGCAAACGCGCCAATAATCTGCTGCTGAGACTCCAGCATCATCTGGCAATGCTTCAGCTCCATCTCCATCCTCGTCTTCTCCATCTCCCTCATCATCTCCATCTTCGAATTCTCCACCCTCACGAACATCTCCGTCAACATCTTCACCGAAGACACAACTTCATCAATCGGGTCAGCAGACTCAACATCTGCTACAGCATTCATCTGCTCGTGCTTGAACCTAGAAGACGAACCATACCCATTAGACACAACACCCGTGTTATTCCCCCGGGGATAGCTCCCGTCCTTTCTCCCATAACCATTGGCTCGCGACGAGCTCCTACCGTGCTGAATCCTCGGGCTGAACCCTTCATCAAACTCATCATCATAATCCATCTCCGGAGAGAAATTGGCTTCCGGCTTACCAAAGCTCTTAGCTTTATTAAACCCATGAGAGGCGAAACTCCGATCGCCAAAGGACTTCAACGGGAACCCACCACCAAATTCGCCAGAGGAAGGCTTCCCATGTGATGAACCCTTGAGCCTACCTGACTTAGGCACTAACACAATCTCTTCATCAGAATCAGCATCGAAGTCAGCACCACCACTACTAACCTTAGGGTTCCCATTGTATCTCCTCTTCAACCCAAACCCACCACCTCCCGAATCGTGATCCGAATCGAAACCACCACCACCGTACATCTTCATCTGACTCTTTGACCTAGATCTAACCCCAAACCCATCGAATTTCCCAGACCTCTTCGACCTAACCCTAAATCCATCCAAACCGTTACTCTCCTCGTCGTTATCCGGATCCGGATCGTACGGTTCCGCGGCGGTCGGGGTAACCGGCGCGAACTCCATCGCGTCCAGCACGGGGAACAGATCCCACGAGGAGGAGAACTTGCCTGGCCGGTTGAGAGACCGCTGCTTCTCGCCGCGGTAGCGCTTCCGGAGCTTCTCGATCTTGTGCCGGCACTGGATCGCCGACTTCGCCGGACCTCCGAGGGTGTGGAGAGAGGAAACAGCGGCGGCGACGTCGTCCCAATCGGCCGCGCGGAGGTTCCCGCGGCGGAGGGCGAACCACTTGTCTTTGTAGGCGTTGACGAGCGCCGCGGTCTCCTCGTCGTTCCAGCACGGAGGCGGGACTCTCCTCGTCGTGGCGGTCGCGACGGTGACGGCGGTGGAGGGATCGACGGCCGTGGCGACGGGAGATCCATCGGGGGTTGACATGGCGGCGGAGAGGAAGAGATTAGGGATAGTGGGGGGAGCGGTGGGGTTAGGGATAATAAAGAGGCGGAGGAGAGGCGTAGGTTAGAAAAGTTAGGAGAGGAGGTGGCCGGTTAAAAGAGTTGTACTAAAGTGCGCCGTGGAGTGGTGACGTGTGCGCACCCGACTCACCTTCTCCACCTCCGCCGCATACGTTTATCAGACCCTATTTACCGGTTAAGCATAAATAAACCAATGGTTTAGTTTCAATATATTGTTTgatactttttaatttattcaatTTGTATTAGTTTGGCTCCAGTTAATGTTTCCGAATTTGGAAAATTTGGAAATATAGTAGTAACCATAAACTTccatttaaatgcaaaaaaaaaaaatctcagttTTTTTTACGTAGCATCACTATTTTATGCACaattagaaaagaaaagttaaacAATACTATTCTGAGTTGATTTTTCCATTGTTCTTCACGAACCGGGTTCTGCTTGTTCTTGGCCCGACTTCATTCTCCGTACGGTCAACGACACTGGTTTCTCCAGGACAGAGACATTAACGCTGCTCCAGACATCGGCTATTGTTGGTAAACCTGCAATCCTCTCAGCAACGTCCATGTCCTCTGGTAAAACAGATCCGAATACAGTGTAAGATTGCTTCCACTCGTGGTGGTTCGCTAGACTGATGAAAAATTCTGGTCCTGAGCCGACCCATGCAACAGAGCCACGAGTTATGGTTGGGCAGTGCTCGGTTGGGATGGGCGTGAAGATGTTTCCCTCGGGCTGGAGTATGCCTTGAATCATGGCGTATGGTGGACCATAGCGAGCCTGCAAGGAACATGGTGAAAGGCTGAGACTTCTAATAACATGCAAAATCTCTGTTCGTGTAGAGAATAGAAAATGTGCAGAAAAAGGTATGAACAAAGCTAAAACGAAAAATGAACCGGCAAAAGCAATTAAACACTAAAGTGCTAGAAACTCATTTGATCTTTAATATAAAAGATGCACATACTCTAAGAAGAAAGGTGTGCACTCAGATGAATCAAAAAgctaaagaatctataaaacTGACAGAAATCATATGCATAACACATTGGGTCAAAATTTCTATCGAATTGGGGATCTGAGATCATAACACCAGAATCAATATTTATACTATGTGAACAGAGCCTAGCTGTGATACTTAAAAGGCAAATCTGTGAAAGGTATCTTACATTGGTTACATGATTGCCTTCTGAGTCCCAATATGATCCACGGTTCTCTGCCCGATGAAACTGGCAGCCTGCGCAGTGGCGCAGAGTTAACAAACTAAGAATGTAGTACACTGAGTGAGGAGCGCACTCAGGGTGAAGCTGCAACAAAATTTAAACATCCAAGTCAAATCTGGAACTTTCCCATTaagaacacacaaaaaaaaagacattaaaaCTAAGATACTTACTTTGACATGAAGTACACCGTGTTCTGTCTCAAAACCAACAATGCCCTAACAGAAGCAAAAAGCAGCTAATCAGTGAATCCGAGAAACATAGCGAACACTATTTGCTTTAATGATAAGAAAAGAAGCAGAGGAGTTATCATCACAGCAAAATCAGAGAGGCATAAGGTGTCAATTGTCAAAGTCATTTTTCAGTTTTAGCGGATAAACGGAGGTAATTTTTGCAGACATGATATATAAGACTACCTGGCCTTGTCCGAAAATAAGCCCAGATGTCCACATAACTTTCTGCCCACCTTCCTGTCGATCAGGCACCAATACATCTTTCTGCTTCTTCAACCAACACTGcgcagagaagaaacaaaacaaacacacacacagaaaCTTATCGATGGCAAGGTTCATTTGAGCATATCTCAAACACTAAACACACATTAGAGTCACTTaagtttcatcttctttttttctttggtgaTAGAAGCATTTTATCGAACACTTAGGCGGCAAGATCTACAGAAGTAAATCAAGGACAATTCGATTCGATCAACAAAGGATAAGAAGACTCACCTCTCCAAACTTGGGCCCGCAAGCCTCTTTGTTTCCACAGAACACCCATGTATCGCACAAGAAAGGCCCATCGTCACCGCTGCGCATAGCTTTACACGCCTTGCAACATTCACCCGGCGAATCAAACTTGAAATCCGTCCCCCACTTCACCGCCGGACCCCACAGCTCCAGGTTTGCGACTCCGCCGCAACACCCGCCGCCGCCATCTACACCCCCGCGATCTCGCGTGTCCGTGAACCGGACGGCGGAATCGTCGAGCGTATGATCCTGGTGGGGACGGGGACGGGGACGGAGAATGTTGAAGAAGACGGCGTAGACGACGAGACACGAGATCAGACCGATGAAAAGGAGAGCGGTGGCGGTGAAACGACCACGACCGCCGTCGTTTAATCGGCGGGGCATCGCCGGAGAGTCCGATGATTAGTCGACACGTGTGACGTGGATGTGAAAGCGAAAGGAATTGAGAAGTGAAGTTTCATGTGAAAATACGAAAAGGACTCTATGAATGAATAATaacgaagagagagagagaaagaggagaGATGATTGGTGAGTCAACTCGCGCGGCTTCTGATCTTATAGATGCTTTGTTATGTTGTGCTCTTTGGGAAGTTTTCCTCATTCGACGTTGATATTGAAGTAACCAGAAAACGCTGCCGTTTTAGCAATCCACATTCCACATATCGGTTGTTCGGTATGACTTGGGCAGCATACGAGAGAGATCATTGTGTTCTGTCCGAAGTTAAGCAAAGCTGTTTGGTCCGGAAGAATTTAATTACTACGTTGCGGAATTTGACAGACGCAGCGAATTTAATATGTCAGCCTACCTTATATAGAAGAATGACCGAGAAGTGAGAAGGCAATAGAACGCTTTGGCTGACCGTAAAGGCACACAAGAAGTAGGCCCCTTACTTTGTGACAGCCTTCATAAATCATAACAACTTTGTCCATATATACAATCCAACGTGACCAGAGCAAGTCGGTTCATATTCGGCCCACTAACAATCCAAACCAACTAATCTCTATTAGTAAGATCAAAGAACCTAAACACTTGGGGATCTCTTTTTTCTCATTAGCTTTTCGGAAATATCTTCATTTCcgtaaacataatatttaagCGTTGGAGAATCATGTAATGTTTTTTCCTACATCCAATCATGAggtttatatatgatttaagcGTTGGAGAATCATTGGGAGGACATGCTCTTGCTCTCTCATTGTTCAGGTGTTTCTGCAGTGGTGTTgttttttcatgttttcttgTTCTCGGGTGCTTTCAATACACAAAGGATTTGCCACGGGACAGAACCGTTAATCTACTCAAACAACAACTAATTTTGATTTCTTCAGAAACAAGAGCATCTTATT contains these protein-coding regions:
- the LOC108823240 gene encoding uncharacterized protein LOC108823240; the protein is MPRRLNDGGRGRFTATALLFIGLISCLVVYAVFFNILRPRPRPHQDHTLDDSAVRFTDTRDRGGVDGGGGCCGGVANLELWGPAVKWGTDFKFDSPGECCKACKAMRSGDDGPFLCDTWVFCGNKEACGPKFGECWLKKQKDVLVPDRQEGGQKVMWTSGLIFGQGQGIVGFETEHGVLHVKLHPECAPHSVYYILSLLTLRHCAGCQFHRAENRGSYWDSEGNHVTNARYGPPYAMIQGILQPEGNIFTPIPTEHCPTITRGSVAWVGSGPEFFISLANHHEWKQSYTVFGSVLPEDMDVAERIAGLPTIADVWSSVNVSVLEKPVSLTVRRMKSGQEQAEPGS
- the LOC108843634 gene encoding protein FIP2 → MSTPDGSPVATAVDPSTAVTVATATTRRVPPPCWNDEETAALVNAYKDKWFALRRGNLRAADWDDVAAAVSSLHTLGGPAKSAIQCRHKIEKLRKRYRGEKQRSLNRPGKFSSSWDLFPVLDAMEFAPVTPTAAEPYDPDPDNDEESNGLDGFRVRSKRSGKFDGFGVRSRSKSQMKMYGGGGFDSDHDSGGGGFGLKRRYNGNPKVSSGGADFDADSDEEIVLVPKSGRLKGSSHGKPSSGEFGGGFPLKSFGDRSFASHGFNKAKSFGKPEANFSPEMDYDDEFDEGFSPRIQHGRSSSRANGYGRKDGSYPRGNNTGVVSNGYGSSSRFKHEQMNAVADVESADPIDEVVSSVKMLTEMFVRVENSKMEMMREMEKTRMEMELKHCQMMLESQQQIIGAFAEALSEKKSTNARRPGS